The Pseudolabrys sp. FHR47 genome contains a region encoding:
- a CDS encoding superoxide dismutase family protein: MDKRNRLLTASFAAAVTLAIALPATAQTASAPLKDAQGKEVGSANLMQTPRGVLINLSVKGLPPGEHAFHVHAVGKCEPPFTSAGGHFNPDNKKHGLMANEGAHAGDMPNLHIPQSGDLTIEVLNAAVTLDKGKPNSLLDADGSALVIHAGTDDYKTDPTGDAGGRIACGVVQ; encoded by the coding sequence ATGGACAAGCGTAATCGACTTCTGACGGCGAGCTTCGCCGCAGCCGTAACTCTCGCGATCGCCCTGCCCGCAACTGCGCAGACCGCCAGCGCGCCGCTAAAAGACGCCCAGGGCAAGGAAGTCGGCTCGGCCAATCTGATGCAAACGCCGCGCGGCGTACTCATCAATCTTTCAGTGAAAGGCCTGCCGCCGGGCGAACACGCGTTCCACGTCCACGCCGTCGGCAAATGCGAGCCGCCCTTTACCTCAGCCGGCGGCCATTTCAATCCGGACAACAAGAAGCACGGTCTAATGGCGAATGAAGGCGCGCATGCCGGCGACATGCCGAATTTGCATATTCCGCAAAGCGGCGACCTGACGATCGAGGTGCTGAACGCTGCGGTCACGCTGGACAAGGGCAAGCCGAATTCGCTGCTCGACGCCGATGGCTCGGCCCTCGTCATCCACGCCGGCACCGACGACTACAAAACCGATCCGACCGGCGATGCCGGCGGCCGCATCGCCTGTGGCGTGGTGCAGTAG
- a CDS encoding DJ-1/PfpI family protein: MTRRIGMLIFPRLTQLDMTGPYEVLARLPDTTVELIARTLEPVTTDRGMKIVPTTTYDACPPLDIIMVPGGPGQQDLMEDEVVLDFLRKQAASAKYVTSVCTGSLVLGAAGLLKGKRATCHWAALEHLKPLGAIPVAEKVVVDGNVVTGAGVTSGIDFALSLAAILEGEALAREIQLQIEYDPAPPFDSGSPKTAQPATLAALKAKLTKLNEDRREVAARVGRKLGTAV, encoded by the coding sequence ATGACCCGCCGCATCGGCATGCTGATCTTCCCGCGCCTGACACAGCTCGACATGACCGGGCCATATGAAGTGCTGGCGCGGCTGCCGGACACCACGGTCGAGCTCATCGCGCGAACGCTCGAGCCCGTCACCACCGATCGCGGCATGAAGATCGTGCCGACCACGACCTATGACGCCTGTCCGCCGCTCGATATCATCATGGTGCCCGGCGGACCCGGCCAGCAGGATCTGATGGAAGACGAGGTGGTGCTCGATTTCCTGCGCAAGCAGGCGGCCTCCGCGAAATACGTCACGTCGGTCTGCACCGGCTCGCTGGTGCTGGGCGCCGCCGGGCTGCTGAAAGGCAAGCGCGCGACCTGCCACTGGGCGGCGCTCGAGCATCTCAAGCCGCTCGGTGCCATTCCAGTTGCCGAGAAGGTCGTGGTTGACGGCAATGTCGTGACCGGCGCCGGTGTTACCTCGGGGATCGATTTTGCGCTGTCGCTGGCGGCGATTCTCGAAGGCGAGGCGCTGGCGCGCGAGATCCAGTTGCAGATCGAATACGACCCGGCGCCGCCTTTCGACAGCGGCTCGCCGAAAACCGCACAGCCGGCAACGCTGGCCGCACTCAAGGCCAAGCTGACCAAACTGAACGAAGACCGGCGCGAGGTCGCGGCCCGGGTCGGCCGCAAACTCGGCACCGCTGTTTAA
- a CDS encoding threonine/serine dehydratase produces MKSPPPPSADNIAKAARLIDPVFTGSPLMTHHTADDALGLRLFAKVETLNPIRSFKGRGTDYFMAAQPASVGTVVAASAGNFGQGLAYAAAKRGREAVIFAATNANRRKIDAMSRLGAKVILEGNDFDGAKGAARAYAATNSLTFVEDGAGPEIAEGAGTIALEMTEAFRQRGVALEAALIPLGNGALLTGMGAWLKTASPACRVIGVVAAAAPAMKLSFDNARLETTATAATIADGIAVREPVPYALDCMRDVVDEVLAVDEQSLRAAMAFCRDHYGLIVEPAGVAGIAALLEHGKAFAGRTVGTVLCGSNIAGG; encoded by the coding sequence ATGAAGTCACCGCCGCCTCCTTCCGCCGATAATATCGCCAAAGCTGCGCGTCTCATCGATCCGGTCTTCACCGGCTCGCCCCTGATGACGCACCATACCGCTGACGACGCACTCGGCCTTCGTCTCTTCGCCAAGGTCGAGACGCTCAACCCGATCCGCTCGTTCAAGGGACGTGGCACCGACTACTTCATGGCGGCGCAACCGGCTTCCGTCGGCACGGTCGTCGCCGCGTCGGCCGGTAATTTCGGTCAGGGCCTCGCTTATGCGGCCGCCAAACGGGGGCGCGAAGCCGTCATCTTCGCGGCCACAAACGCCAACCGGCGCAAGATCGACGCCATGAGCCGCCTCGGCGCCAAGGTGATCCTGGAGGGCAACGACTTCGACGGCGCCAAAGGCGCCGCGCGCGCCTACGCGGCGACGAACAGCCTGACCTTTGTCGAAGACGGCGCCGGCCCGGAAATCGCCGAAGGCGCCGGCACCATCGCCCTGGAAATGACCGAGGCCTTCCGCCAGCGCGGCGTTGCTCTGGAGGCCGCCCTCATCCCGCTGGGTAATGGCGCCCTGCTCACCGGCATGGGCGCGTGGCTGAAGACAGCCTCACCCGCCTGCCGCGTCATCGGCGTTGTCGCGGCGGCGGCGCCCGCGATGAAGCTGTCATTCGACAATGCGAGGCTGGAAACGACGGCGACGGCGGCGACCATCGCCGACGGGATCGCGGTGCGCGAGCCGGTTCCTTACGCGCTCGACTGCATGCGGGACGTCGTCGACGAGGTTCTGGCGGTCGACGAGCAAAGTCTCCGTGCCGCGATGGCGTTCTGCCGCGACCACTACGGCCTCATTGTCGAGCCGGCTGGCGTGGCCGGCATTGCCGCGCTGCTCGAGCATGGAAAGGCATTTGCGGGCCGAACGGTCGGCACCGTGCTGTGCGGCAGCAACATTGCGGGCGGGTGA
- the smpB gene encoding SsrA-binding protein SmpB, producing MAAKDERRFKTVAENRKARFNYQIEDTFEAGIVLTGSEVKSLRTGKATIAESYADAKGGEIWLVNANIPEYVQAHRENHAPKRLRKLLLHDRQIHKLANAVEREGMTIVPLKLYFNEKGRAKIEIALAKGKKLHDKREADKKRTWNREKSRLLRDRG from the coding sequence ATGGCTGCCAAAGACGAGCGCCGTTTCAAGACGGTCGCGGAAAACCGCAAGGCGCGGTTCAACTATCAGATCGAGGATACTTTCGAGGCCGGGATCGTGCTGACCGGCAGCGAGGTCAAATCGCTGCGCACCGGCAAGGCGACGATCGCCGAGTCATATGCCGACGCCAAGGGCGGTGAGATCTGGCTCGTCAACGCCAATATCCCGGAATACGTCCAGGCGCACCGCGAGAACCACGCTCCCAAGCGTTTGCGCAAGCTGCTTCTGCACGACCGGCAGATTCACAAGCTGGCCAATGCGGTCGAGCGCGAGGGCATGACCATCGTGCCGCTCAAGCTCTATTTCAACGAGAAGGGCCGCGCCAAGATCGAGATCGCGCTCGCCAAGGGCAAGAAGCTCCACGACAAGCGTGAGGCCGACAAGAAGCGCACCTGGAACCGCGAGAAGAGCCGGCTGTTGCGGGACAGGGGCTAG
- the dapA gene encoding 4-hydroxy-tetrahydrodipicolinate synthase: protein MTAATTSFRGSMTALVTPFKNGAVDEQAFRDLIDWQIAQGTSGLVPVGTTGESPTLSHDEHHKVVDICIDQAKGRVPVIAGAGSNSTDEAVDLARHAEKAGADAVLVVTPYYNKPTQEGMYQHFKAVNDAIGIPIIIYNIPPRSVVDMSVDTMKRLYELKNIVGVKDATANLARVSQQRHALGADFIQLSGEDMTALAYMAAGGHGCISVVANVAPKPCADLMAAVFKGDYAGALKIQDRLVPLHDAIFKEPGLAGAKHGLKLLGRLEEEVRLPLMPVTAATGKVIRDAMVHAGVIN, encoded by the coding sequence ATGACCGCCGCGACAACGAGCTTCCGAGGTTCCATGACCGCGCTCGTGACGCCGTTCAAAAACGGGGCGGTCGACGAGCAGGCGTTTCGCGACCTGATCGACTGGCAGATCGCGCAAGGGACGAGCGGGCTGGTTCCGGTTGGAACCACGGGCGAAAGCCCGACCCTCAGTCATGACGAGCATCACAAGGTGGTCGATATCTGCATCGACCAGGCCAAGGGCCGCGTGCCGGTCATCGCCGGGGCCGGCTCGAACTCGACCGATGAAGCCGTCGATCTGGCGCGTCATGCCGAGAAGGCGGGCGCCGACGCCGTGTTGGTGGTGACGCCGTACTACAACAAGCCGACCCAGGAGGGGATGTACCAGCACTTCAAGGCGGTGAACGATGCGATCGGCATTCCGATCATCATCTACAACATTCCGCCGCGCTCGGTGGTGGACATGTCGGTCGACACCATGAAGCGGCTGTACGAACTGAAGAACATCGTCGGCGTCAAGGACGCCACCGCGAACCTCGCGCGCGTCTCGCAGCAGCGTCACGCTTTGGGGGCGGACTTCATCCAGCTCTCGGGCGAGGACATGACGGCGCTCGCCTATATGGCGGCCGGCGGTCACGGTTGTATTTCGGTGGTGGCGAACGTGGCGCCGAAGCCCTGCGCCGACCTGATGGCCGCTGTTTTCAAGGGCGACTATGCCGGAGCACTGAAGATCCAGGACCGGCTGGTGCCGCTGCATGACGCCATCTTCAAGGAGCCGGGCCTCGCCGGCGCCAAGCATGGCCTCAAGCTGCTCGGCCGCCTCGAAGAGGAGGTGCGCCTGCCGCTGATGCCGGTGACGGCGGCGACCGGGAAGGTGATCCGCGATGCCATGGTCCATGCCGGCGTGATCAATTGA
- a CDS encoding lytic transglycosylase domain-containing protein, with protein sequence MQDVSKQRLRISSLALIAAGALLAVQAVAAPAVQSKDKPAKSKQGHQTKSVARPPARPNLVSVPMPQARPDAGTVATHAATRPLQLVDLTPATPPVSRGTEAYAQVGAGARSAVFASRLVIKPLARPTAGPFAVAPTTATSDADLATLKRVREAAAKGNDAEAEAAARGIADPVARKLAEYMILRSYNTKPNFERYANFIERNPDWPHVPMFRRRAENTLWNDNVSDSGVLSFFSHQQPTTAKGRYVLARALLARGDRAAAQQLVRTAWRTQDASADVERKVLDMFGAMLTGEDHKVRMDDRFYNDDTEGGLRAAERVGGGHLQIAKAWTAVIKRAKNAKALLDAVPAAMHRDAGYIFARAQWLRKNGKPEDAGRLILTAPKDPDALVDVNEWWQERRILVRDLLDNKDAQTAYRVARDAATPTKGNYRVDKHFTAGWIALRFLHDPKTAASHFAEINRGAGTNPHALSRGGYWQGRAAEAMGQSTQARTFYTEAAQHSTTYYGQLARARLGLRDLGLVGPPDFTTQQRNLLANTEVVRAVELLYALDDRDMIASIYAELGDSATDVAGMAMLGEVAAKYKDPRAMVLLGKNALGRGLPLDYYAFPSVGLPNYQPIAPPVEDALVYSIARQESHFNQKVVSPAKAMGFMQVTPVAAQDTSKRFKYVYNSGRLLTDPVYNMQMGAAELSMLLSTYDGSYIMTFAGYNAGRGRVRQWVAAYGDPRDPSVDPVDWCERIPIAETRNYVQRIMENLQVYRARFGGGNKLVIEADIRRGAPR encoded by the coding sequence TTGCAGGACGTATCGAAACAACGCCTTCGGATATCGTCGCTCGCGCTGATCGCCGCCGGCGCGCTGCTTGCCGTGCAGGCCGTCGCCGCGCCGGCTGTGCAGAGCAAAGACAAGCCGGCCAAGAGCAAGCAAGGTCACCAGACCAAATCGGTCGCCCGCCCTCCGGCGCGCCCGAACCTCGTTTCGGTACCGATGCCGCAGGCCCGGCCCGATGCCGGCACGGTCGCCACCCACGCTGCGACCCGTCCGCTGCAACTCGTCGACCTGACGCCGGCGACCCCGCCTGTATCGCGTGGAACTGAAGCCTATGCCCAGGTCGGCGCCGGCGCCCGCAGCGCCGTGTTCGCCAGCCGCCTCGTTATCAAGCCACTGGCGCGCCCAACCGCCGGTCCCTTCGCGGTCGCGCCGACAACCGCCACCTCCGATGCCGATCTTGCCACGCTCAAGCGCGTCAGAGAGGCCGCCGCCAAGGGCAACGATGCCGAAGCCGAAGCAGCCGCACGCGGCATCGCGGATCCGGTAGCGCGCAAGCTCGCCGAGTACATGATCCTGCGCAGCTACAACACCAAGCCGAACTTCGAGCGCTACGCCAATTTCATCGAGCGTAACCCGGACTGGCCGCATGTCCCGATGTTCCGCCGCCGCGCCGAAAACACGCTGTGGAACGACAACGTCAGCGACTCCGGGGTGCTGTCGTTCTTCTCTCACCAGCAACCGACGACGGCGAAGGGCCGGTACGTCCTGGCACGCGCCCTGCTGGCGCGCGGCGACCGCGCCGCCGCGCAACAACTCGTGCGCACCGCCTGGCGCACGCAGGACGCCAGCGCCGACGTCGAGCGCAAGGTGCTCGACATGTTCGGTGCGATGCTGACCGGCGAGGACCACAAAGTCCGCATGGACGACCGCTTTTACAACGACGACACCGAAGGCGGCCTGCGCGCCGCCGAACGCGTCGGCGGCGGTCATCTCCAGATCGCCAAAGCCTGGACCGCGGTCATCAAGCGCGCCAAGAACGCCAAGGCCCTGCTCGACGCCGTGCCCGCGGCGATGCACCGTGATGCAGGTTACATCTTCGCTCGCGCCCAATGGCTGCGGAAGAATGGCAAGCCCGAAGACGCCGGCAGGCTCATCCTGACAGCACCGAAGGACCCGGACGCTCTTGTCGATGTCAATGAGTGGTGGCAGGAGCGCCGCATCCTCGTGCGCGACCTTCTGGACAACAAGGACGCCCAGACCGCCTACCGCGTCGCCCGCGACGCGGCGACGCCGACGAAGGGCAACTACCGCGTCGACAAACACTTTACCGCCGGCTGGATTGCGCTGCGTTTCCTGCACGATCCGAAGACGGCGGCCAGTCATTTCGCGGAAATCAACCGGGGCGCCGGCACCAATCCGCACGCGCTGTCGCGCGGCGGCTATTGGCAGGGCCGCGCCGCCGAGGCCATGGGCCAGAGTACCCAGGCTCGCACCTTCTACACTGAGGCAGCGCAACACAGCACAACCTATTACGGCCAGCTCGCCCGCGCCCGGCTCGGTCTGCGCGATCTCGGTCTGGTCGGCCCGCCCGATTTCACCACGCAGCAGCGCAATCTTCTCGCCAATACAGAAGTGGTGCGCGCGGTGGAGTTGCTCTACGCGCTCGACGACCGTGACATGATCGCCTCGATCTATGCCGAGCTCGGCGACAGCGCCACCGACGTCGCTGGCATGGCGATGCTGGGTGAAGTTGCGGCCAAGTACAAGGATCCGCGCGCCATGGTGCTGCTGGGCAAGAACGCGCTCGGCCGCGGCCTGCCTCTCGACTATTATGCCTTCCCCTCCGTCGGCCTACCGAACTATCAGCCGATCGCACCGCCAGTCGAAGACGCGCTGGTCTATTCGATCGCCCGGCAGGAAAGCCACTTCAATCAGAAGGTCGTGTCGCCGGCCAAGGCCATGGGCTTCATGCAGGTGACGCCGGTCGCCGCGCAGGACACGTCCAAGCGTTTCAAGTACGTCTACAATAGCGGCCGCCTGCTCACCGATCCGGTTTACAATATGCAGATGGGGGCGGCCGAGTTGTCGATGCTGCTGTCGACCTATGACGGCTCGTACATCATGACCTTCGCCGGCTATAACGCCGGACGCGGCCGGGTGCGGCAGTGGGTTGCCGCTTATGGAGATCCGCGTGACCCCAGCGTCGATCCGGTCGACTGGTGCGAGCGCATTCCGATCGCCGAGACGCGCAATTACGTCCAGCGCATCATGGAAAACCTGCAGGTTTATCGCGCTCGCTTCGGCGGCGGCAACAAGCTGGTGATCGAGGCCGACATCCGCCGCGGCGCACCGCGTTAG
- a CDS encoding alpha/beta fold hydrolase: MPTSRFVTAADGINIHVREYAGRDANARPVVCLPGLTRTTADFETLAEALAAACRRVVTLDYRGRGRSDYDPDPAKYSLPVELGDVITVLTALACEPAVFVGTSRGGILTMLMAAVRPAAIAGAVLNDIGPVLEAEGLVRIKGYVGKLPTPASYDDAARILARLFGAQFPKLSHDDWLKSAYRTYKDKDGVLIADYDVALARALQDFDPTKPLPDLWPQFEALKPVPVMAIRGANSDLLSAATLDEMSLRHPDLETLIVPDQGHAPLLAEADVIARIAAFVDRCDARRVGMSA, encoded by the coding sequence ATGCCGACTTCCCGTTTCGTCACCGCTGCCGACGGCATCAATATCCATGTGCGCGAGTACGCCGGGCGCGATGCCAACGCCCGGCCCGTCGTTTGCCTGCCCGGTCTGACGCGCACGACGGCGGATTTCGAAACGCTGGCCGAAGCATTGGCGGCCGCTTGCCGCCGCGTCGTCACCCTCGATTATCGCGGCCGCGGCCGCTCCGATTACGATCCCGACCCGGCCAAGTATTCGCTGCCCGTCGAGCTGGGCGACGTCATCACCGTGCTCACGGCGCTGGCCTGCGAGCCCGCCGTGTTCGTCGGTACCTCGCGCGGCGGCATTCTCACCATGCTGATGGCTGCGGTGCGTCCGGCCGCGATTGCCGGGGCCGTTCTCAACGACATCGGTCCGGTTCTGGAGGCCGAAGGGCTCGTGCGCATCAAAGGCTATGTCGGCAAGTTGCCGACCCCGGCGAGCTACGACGATGCCGCGCGCATTCTGGCTCGATTGTTCGGCGCGCAGTTTCCCAAACTCAGTCACGACGACTGGCTCAAGAGCGCCTACCGGACCTACAAGGACAAGGATGGCGTCCTGATCGCCGACTACGACGTCGCGCTCGCTCGGGCGCTCCAAGACTTCGATCCGACAAAGCCGCTGCCGGATCTGTGGCCGCAGTTCGAAGCACTCAAGCCGGTGCCAGTCATGGCCATCCGCGGCGCCAATTCCGATCTCTTGTCGGCCGCCACCCTAGACGAGATGAGCCTGCGCCATCCCGACCTTGAGACATTGATCGTGCCCGACCAGGGTCATGCTCCTCTGTTGGCCGAGGCCGACGTCATCGCCCGTATTGCCGCGTTCGTCGATCGCTGCGACGCGCGACGTGTCGGTATGTCGGCCTGA
- a CDS encoding porin, producing the protein MKICSLYGAGFYYMPGTDTCIKIGGFVRAEVNFGAGGSFTPLFQNWDARSTNTQNWRTRAGITADARSQTAYGTLRGYAYLAATSDNSGTSGTPTNGTGASAYDRMYSPAAFIQFAGFTMGRTGSFFDFDSQPYSNQSNVWSSFNGGNGVELWAYTAQLGNGLSASISAENNNAHRMGVATATGTSNTAGGQSMPDIVGNLRIDQAWGSAQIMGAYHQVNYGVVGNPDDEAGWAFGAGLKVNLPMLGKGDYIMGQFTYGVGAIDYVGSGLAQAQTTQRGGTISYGPAWDSVITGAGTADLTTGWSITGGFEHNWVPGWKTSLYGSYGKLEYSTAASASLQLAAAGTTAGSSANWSYWQVGSRTVWTPVTNLDLSVEVMYQVQNTAFTGANIGDNSWWSGMFRAQRNFYP; encoded by the coding sequence GTGAAGATTTGCTCGCTCTACGGAGCTGGCTTCTACTACATGCCGGGCACGGATACCTGCATCAAGATCGGCGGCTTTGTCCGCGCCGAGGTGAACTTCGGCGCCGGCGGCTCGTTCACTCCGTTGTTCCAGAACTGGGATGCGCGTTCGACCAACACCCAGAACTGGCGCACCCGCGCCGGCATCACGGCCGATGCCCGCTCGCAGACCGCCTACGGCACGCTGCGCGGCTATGCTTATCTGGCGGCGACGTCGGATAACTCGGGTACCAGCGGTACCCCGACCAACGGCACCGGCGCGTCCGCCTATGACCGCATGTACTCGCCGGCGGCGTTCATCCAGTTCGCTGGCTTCACCATGGGCCGCACCGGTTCGTTCTTCGACTTCGACAGTCAGCCCTATTCGAACCAGTCGAACGTCTGGTCGTCGTTCAACGGCGGCAACGGTGTTGAACTTTGGGCCTACACCGCCCAGCTCGGTAACGGTCTGTCGGCCTCGATCTCGGCTGAAAACAACAATGCCCATCGTATGGGCGTTGCGACCGCCACCGGTACGTCGAACACCGCGGGCGGCCAGTCGATGCCCGACATCGTCGGCAACCTGCGTATCGACCAGGCCTGGGGTTCGGCCCAGATCATGGGCGCCTACCACCAGGTCAACTACGGCGTTGTCGGCAACCCGGACGATGAAGCCGGCTGGGCGTTCGGCGCCGGTCTGAAGGTCAACCTGCCGATGCTCGGCAAGGGCGACTACATCATGGGTCAGTTCACCTACGGCGTCGGCGCGATCGACTATGTCGGTTCGGGCCTCGCTCAGGCGCAGACCACCCAGCGCGGCGGCACGATCTCCTACGGCCCGGCTTGGGATTCGGTGATTACCGGTGCCGGCACGGCCGACCTGACGACCGGCTGGTCGATCACCGGCGGCTTCGAGCACAACTGGGTCCCCGGCTGGAAGACCTCGCTGTACGGCTCCTACGGCAAGCTCGAGTACTCGACTGCCGCCAGCGCCTCGCTGCAGCTCGCTGCGGCCGGCACCACCGCTGGCTCGTCGGCCAACTGGTCGTACTGGCAGGTCGGTTCGCGCACCGTCTGGACCCCGGTCACCAACCTCGACCTGAGCGTCGAAGTGATGTACCAGGTGCAGAACACCGCGTTCACCGGCGCCAATATCGGCGACAACAGCTGGTGGTCGGGCATGTTCCGCGCCCAGCGCAACTTCTATCCCTGA
- a CDS encoding site-specific integrase has product MTASFVRQVQCAPDRKKTDYFDLGQRGFLLEVRQSGGKTYYQRYTDERGRERQYKIGPADVVTLDQARRKAKQVVAEALLGADPQQKRREMRAIPLLRDFVAERYLPYVQTYKSSWQTDETVLRIHVLPSLGALALDEVKTEAISNLINTMRADGYAPGTMNRVIVILRYIYNLARKWKTPGGENNPAAGLSAGPDVQRNRFLSEEEAENLVRAIHADENSTAARSVLLLLLTGARRNEITFAKWDYVDWKNKTLLVPKSKSGRARVIALNQSAIALLTATPRVDDNPYIFPSEVTGRPSASLFFPWDRIRKRAGLGDVRLHDLRHSFASFLVNRGVSLYVVQGLLGHMHARTTQRYAHLSQETLSDAADLIQQVVTFQAEPPPQHSN; this is encoded by the coding sequence TTGACCGCGAGTTTCGTGCGGCAGGTGCAATGCGCCCCTGACCGCAAGAAGACCGATTATTTCGACCTCGGTCAGCGCGGCTTTTTGCTCGAGGTGCGCCAATCTGGAGGAAAGACCTACTACCAGCGCTACACCGACGAGCGCGGCCGCGAGCGGCAATACAAGATCGGTCCCGCTGACGTCGTCACGCTCGATCAGGCGCGCCGCAAGGCCAAGCAGGTTGTCGCGGAAGCGTTGCTCGGCGCTGATCCGCAGCAGAAGCGTCGTGAGATGCGCGCCATTCCATTGCTGCGCGACTTCGTGGCCGAGCGCTATCTGCCCTACGTCCAAACCTACAAGAGCAGTTGGCAGACCGATGAGACGGTCCTGCGCATTCATGTTCTGCCGAGTCTCGGGGCGCTTGCGCTCGACGAGGTGAAGACCGAAGCCATCTCGAACCTGATCAACACCATGCGCGCGGATGGCTACGCGCCCGGCACAATGAACCGGGTCATCGTCATTCTCCGCTACATTTACAATCTGGCGCGCAAATGGAAGACGCCGGGCGGCGAAAACAATCCGGCGGCCGGCCTGAGTGCGGGTCCTGACGTCCAGCGCAACCGGTTCCTCTCCGAAGAGGAAGCCGAGAACCTGGTGCGCGCCATCCACGCCGACGAGAATAGTACTGCGGCGCGGTCCGTCCTGCTTCTGCTGCTCACCGGTGCACGACGAAACGAAATCACCTTTGCCAAATGGGACTATGTCGACTGGAAAAACAAGACGTTGCTCGTGCCGAAATCGAAATCGGGCAGGGCGCGTGTCATCGCACTCAACCAGTCGGCGATCGCACTCCTGACTGCGACCCCGCGCGTCGACGACAATCCTTATATCTTTCCGTCGGAAGTCACGGGCCGACCGTCGGCATCGCTGTTCTTTCCTTGGGATCGAATCCGCAAACGAGCGGGGCTCGGTGACGTGCGGCTGCACGATCTGCGGCATTCATTCGCCAGCTTCCTGGTAAACCGCGGTGTATCGCTTTATGTCGTGCAGGGCCTGCTCGGACATATGCATGCGCGGACGACGCAGCGCTACGCGCATTTGTCGCAGGAGACGCTGAGCGACGCTGCCGATCTCATTCAGCAGGTCGTGACGTTCCAGGCCGAGCCACCGCCGCAACACAGCAACTGA
- a CDS encoding DUF192 domain-containing protein, whose amino-acid sequence MHCFRLIAAILFGLWVAVLPARAAGDDVVTIASKTGVHSFTVELARTEAERAKGLMYRKELAPDHGMLFDFQKEQEVAFWMDNTYVALDMIFIRGDGTIWRIEENTTPLSTRNVPSRGPVRGVLEVVAGTSRKLGIAPGDKVTHPIFGP is encoded by the coding sequence ATGCACTGCTTTCGTCTGATCGCCGCGATCCTGTTTGGATTGTGGGTGGCCGTCCTGCCTGCGCGCGCCGCCGGCGACGATGTGGTGACCATCGCCAGCAAGACCGGCGTGCATTCCTTCACCGTCGAACTGGCGCGGACCGAGGCCGAGCGCGCCAAGGGCCTGATGTACCGCAAGGAGCTGGCGCCGGATCACGGCATGCTGTTCGACTTCCAGAAGGAGCAGGAAGTCGCATTCTGGATGGACAATACCTATGTCGCGCTCGACATGATCTTCATCCGCGGCGACGGCACCATCTGGCGCATCGAGGAGAACACCACGCCCCTGTCGACGCGCAATGTGCCCTCGCGCGGGCCGGTGCGGGGGGTGCTGGAGGTGGTCGCCGGGACCTCGCGCAAGCTCGGCATCGCGCCGGGCGACAAGGTCACGCACCCGATTTTCGGGCCCTGA
- a CDS encoding Sir2 family NAD-dependent protein deacetylase, protein MIAPNLDAAIAALRDLIEDAERIVPFTGAGISTESGIPDFRSPGGIWTKNRPIPFDEYVASVEARREAWRRRFNIEATFAAARPTRGHLALASLYKVGKASAVITQNIDNLHQVSGVAPQDVIELHGNTTYATCLDCAQRYELGPIRETFEASGEEPPACDCGGIIKTATVSFGQAMPEEPMRRAQELAADCDLFLSVGSSLVVWPAAGIPLMAKRNGAKLVIVNREPTELDEFADLVVRNDIGDVLAPFIRH, encoded by the coding sequence ATGATCGCTCCCAACCTCGACGCCGCAATTGCCGCCTTGCGCGACCTCATCGAGGACGCGGAGCGGATCGTGCCGTTCACCGGGGCGGGCATCTCCACCGAGTCCGGCATTCCGGACTTTCGGTCGCCCGGCGGGATCTGGACCAAAAATCGTCCCATCCCGTTCGATGAATATGTCGCCAGTGTCGAAGCGCGGCGCGAAGCCTGGCGGCGGCGCTTCAATATCGAGGCGACCTTCGCGGCGGCCCGGCCCACCCGCGGCCATCTGGCGCTGGCGAGCCTCTACAAAGTGGGCAAGGCGTCGGCCGTGATCACGCAGAACATCGACAACCTTCATCAGGTCTCCGGTGTTGCACCGCAAGACGTCATCGAGCTGCACGGTAACACCACCTACGCCACCTGCCTCGACTGCGCGCAGCGCTACGAACTGGGGCCGATCCGGGAAACCTTCGAGGCGAGCGGAGAGGAGCCGCCGGCTTGCGATTGCGGCGGCATCATCAAGACCGCGACCGTGTCCTTCGGCCAGGCCATGCCGGAAGAACCGATGCGGCGCGCGCAGGAACTTGCGGCCGATTGCGACCTGTTCCTGTCGGTCGGTTCCTCGCTGGTGGTCTGGCCGGCCGCCGGCATACCGTTGATGGCGAAACGCAACGGCGCGAAACTCGTCATCGTCAATCGCGAGCCGACCGAACTCGACGAGTTCGCCGATCTTGTTGTGCGCAACGACATCGGCGACGTGCTCGCACCATTCATTCGCCACTGA